A genomic window from Flavobacterium sp. I3-2 includes:
- a CDS encoding C40 family peptidase: MKTLKLSLMLTISLFAMNSASAQSFLVKPKKVKTEAKKSDKELTVEELNKILNAPTNVETKSKKVEKSDTSDKYSYLTEQLINVANEYKGVRYSWGGMSRNGMDCSGFVKTAFSQFDISLPRTSREMASLGSEINKKDAKRGDLIFFKNGGSRVINHVGIVVEVDGEDITFIHSASSKGVSVNSTKEPYYQKGFVKVNRVYDQQVF; encoded by the coding sequence ATGAAAACACTAAAACTTTCTTTAATGCTTACCATTTCATTATTTGCAATGAATTCAGCGTCAGCTCAATCATTTTTGGTAAAGCCTAAAAAAGTTAAAACAGAAGCAAAAAAATCGGACAAAGAATTAACGGTTGAAGAGTTAAATAAAATACTTAATGCACCTACAAACGTAGAAACTAAATCAAAAAAGGTAGAAAAATCTGATACATCTGATAAATATTCATATTTGACAGAACAATTGATTAATGTAGCAAACGAATATAAAGGCGTTAGATATTCTTGGGGAGGAATGAGCCGTAACGGAATGGATTGTTCAGGTTTTGTGAAAACAGCTTTTTCGCAGTTTGATATTAGTTTGCCAAGAACATCTAGAGAAATGGCTTCTTTAGGAAGTGAGATAAACAAAAAAGACGCTAAAAGAGGAGATTTAATTTTCTTTAAAAACGGAGGTTCAAGAGTTATTAATCATGTTGGAATCGTTGTTGAAGTTGACGGAGAAGACATTACTTTTATTCATTCTGCATCTTCAAAAGGTGTTTCTGTAAATTCAACAAAGGAACCATATTACCAAAAAGGTTTTGTTAAAGTAAATCGAGTTTACGACCAACAAGTTTTTTAG
- a CDS encoding carboxy terminal-processing peptidase, translating into MNAIWLFMKRNYKIILAVLAVSAVLWSFIPKKEEPNPEKEAILMELLTYVIQNGHYNATKIDDAFSKKAFNDYLNNIDPNKRFLTQADVDNFKKFELEIDDLVKNKSFVFFDYSYATLQERMKESQEIYKEILSKPFDYTIKEEINTDFEKMPFAKDKAELKERWRKQLKLNVLSSIEDKIKIQEGKDVEEIEIEEPNTEIKISSDKKKKKDPIEKKSFEELEKEARESTLKNLNDYFEVIEELTRADWMNVYINSILEQFDPHTSYFAPEIKEKFDESMRGSMEGIGAQLSKKNDYVEITEIIAGGPAWKDGQLESGDIILKVAQGKEEPVDIAGKRLDNVVKLIKGKKGTTVNLTVKKVDGDIKVISILRDKFEIEETYAKSTIIETKDGKYGMIQLPKFYIDFETRDSRDAFKDVAIEIERLKEQNVQGIIMDLRNNGGGSLQTVVDMVGLFIDQGPVVQVRSQKGQRQVLFDKDPKVQWDGPLVVMVNNYSASASEIFAAAIQDYNRGLVIGSKHSYGKGTVQNMLDLNSILKVKDYDFGAIKFTSQKFYRVNGGSTQLKGVESDIIMPDRLTYIDSGERDMENAMEWDKIEKANYKPFNYDFTTVINNSKNRMSNNSQFKLIDENAKWISSRKDENTFSLNYDDFTKKSKEIDDKAKVFKPIKNYKNELVFLSLPYEIELYKTDETLKKKRDKWHENLNKDVYVDEAVNVLIDIKNNTKSKK; encoded by the coding sequence ATGAATGCTATTTGGCTATTTATGAAAAGAAACTATAAAATAATACTTGCTGTTCTAGCAGTATCTGCTGTTTTGTGGAGTTTCATCCCAAAAAAAGAAGAACCGAATCCTGAGAAAGAAGCCATCTTAATGGAGCTATTGACTTATGTAATACAAAATGGTCATTACAATGCTACAAAAATTGACGATGCGTTTTCTAAAAAAGCTTTCAACGATTATCTTAATAACATAGATCCAAACAAACGCTTTTTAACTCAAGCTGATGTTGATAATTTCAAGAAATTTGAATTAGAAATTGACGATTTGGTAAAAAACAAAAGCTTTGTATTTTTTGATTATTCATACGCAACTTTACAAGAACGCATGAAAGAATCTCAAGAAATTTACAAAGAGATTTTATCTAAACCTTTTGATTATACAATCAAAGAAGAAATCAATACGGATTTTGAAAAAATGCCTTTTGCAAAAGACAAAGCTGAATTGAAAGAACGTTGGAGAAAGCAATTAAAATTGAATGTTTTATCAAGTATAGAAGATAAAATAAAAATCCAAGAAGGTAAAGATGTCGAAGAAATTGAAATTGAAGAACCTAATACTGAAATCAAAATTTCTAGCGACAAAAAGAAAAAGAAAGATCCTATTGAGAAAAAATCTTTCGAAGAATTAGAAAAAGAAGCAAGAGAAAGCACACTTAAAAATTTGAACGATTATTTTGAAGTAATCGAAGAATTAACACGTGCTGACTGGATGAATGTTTACATAAATTCTATTTTAGAACAATTCGATCCACACACATCATATTTCGCACCTGAAATTAAAGAAAAATTTGACGAAAGTATGCGAGGTTCAATGGAAGGAATCGGTGCGCAACTTAGCAAGAAAAATGATTACGTTGAGATTACTGAAATAATTGCAGGTGGTCCAGCTTGGAAAGATGGACAACTAGAAAGTGGTGATATCATTCTAAAAGTAGCTCAAGGAAAAGAAGAACCTGTTGACATCGCGGGTAAACGTTTAGATAACGTTGTTAAATTAATCAAAGGTAAGAAAGGAACAACTGTAAATTTAACTGTCAAAAAAGTTGACGGAGATATTAAAGTAATTTCAATCCTTAGAGATAAATTTGAAATTGAAGAAACCTATGCAAAATCTACCATCATCGAAACAAAAGATGGTAAATATGGTATGATTCAATTACCAAAATTCTATATCGATTTTGAAACTAGAGATAGCCGTGATGCCTTTAAAGATGTTGCCATTGAAATTGAACGCTTAAAAGAACAAAACGTTCAAGGTATCATCATGGATTTAAGAAACAACGGTGGAGGTTCTTTACAAACAGTTGTTGACATGGTTGGTTTATTTATTGATCAAGGTCCAGTAGTTCAAGTTCGTTCTCAAAAAGGGCAACGTCAAGTTTTATTTGACAAAGACCCAAAAGTTCAATGGGATGGTCCACTGGTAGTTATGGTAAATAATTATTCTGCTTCTGCTTCAGAAATTTTTGCAGCAGCGATTCAAGATTACAATAGAGGTTTAGTAATTGGTTCAAAACATTCTTACGGAAAAGGAACCGTTCAAAACATGCTAGATTTAAACTCAATCTTAAAAGTTAAAGATTACGATTTCGGAGCAATTAAATTCACTTCTCAGAAATTCTATCGTGTAAACGGAGGTTCAACTCAGTTAAAAGGTGTTGAAAGTGATATTATCATGCCAGATCGTTTAACTTATATTGATTCGGGAGAACGTGACATGGAAAACGCAATGGAATGGGATAAAATCGAAAAGGCAAATTACAAACCTTTTAATTACGATTTTACAACGGTTATCAATAATAGTAAAAACAGAATGTCAAACAATTCGCAATTCAAGTTAATTGACGAAAATGCAAAATGGATCAGCTCACGTAAAGACGAAAATACATTCTCATTAAACTATGATGATTTTACTAAAAAATCAAAAGAAATAGACGATAAGGCAAAAGTATTTAAACCGATTAAAAATTATAAAAACGAATTGGTTTTCCTTTCGTTACCATACGAAATAGAGCTTTACAAAACAGACGAAACTTTGAAAAAGAAACGTGACAAATGGCACGAAAACTTAAATAAAGATGTTTATGTGGACGAAGCTGTAAACGTTTTAATTGACATTAAAAACAACACCAAATCTAAAAAGTAA
- a CDS encoding thioredoxin family protein, translating into MKKLIAFVLFALISISTQAQEIKWMSFNEAITAQKKNKKPIFMDVYTVWCGPCKILDKQTFSNPEIAKYINENYNPVKFNAEGNEEIKFNKLTYKNPGYQETRKNSRNAMHEFISFLKIQGYPSMVIIDSKGKVHKTIMGFRTADELKSEL; encoded by the coding sequence ATGAAAAAATTAATAGCATTTGTTTTATTTGCTTTAATTAGCATTTCTACTCAAGCACAAGAAATTAAATGGATGAGTTTTAATGAGGCTATAACAGCTCAGAAGAAAAACAAAAAACCAATTTTTATGGATGTTTACACGGTTTGGTGTGGACCTTGTAAAATACTTGACAAACAAACTTTCTCAAATCCTGAAATAGCTAAGTATATTAACGAAAATTACAATCCTGTAAAATTTAATGCGGAAGGAAATGAAGAAATTAAGTTTAATAAATTAACTTATAAAAATCCTGGATATCAAGAAACCAGAAAAAACAGCAGAAATGCTATGCATGAATTTATCAGTTTTCTGAAAATACAAGGTTATCCATCAATGGTTATTATAGATTCTAAAGGTAAAGTTCATAAAACGATTATGGGTTTTAGAACAGCAGATGAATTAAAATCAGAACTATAA
- the surE gene encoding 5'/3'-nucleotidase SurE, protein MKKRPLILVTNDDGITAPGIRMLIEVMKEIGDVVVVAPNSPQSAMGHAITVNSTLYLEKVTIDKELEQEFSCSGTPVDCVKIAIDQIIKGKPDICVSGINHGSNSATNVIYSGTMSAAVEAGMNGIPAIGFSLCDFSWNANFDEIRPFVKSITLQALEHGIQNGVVLNVNFPKLPFLEIKGIKICRQANATWVEKFDERVNPHGKKYYWLSGTFENHDNGEDTDEWALAHGFVSIVPVQYDLTAYHAIQQLNTWNF, encoded by the coding sequence ATGAAAAAAAGACCTTTGATACTGGTTACCAATGATGATGGAATTACTGCGCCTGGAATTCGGATGTTAATTGAGGTAATGAAAGAAATTGGAGATGTTGTTGTCGTGGCTCCAAATAGTCCACAATCTGCCATGGGACATGCGATTACAGTTAATAGCACCTTGTATTTAGAAAAAGTAACCATAGATAAAGAGTTAGAACAAGAGTTTAGTTGTTCTGGAACTCCTGTTGATTGTGTCAAAATTGCGATTGATCAAATTATAAAAGGAAAACCCGATATTTGTGTATCTGGAATCAATCATGGTTCCAACTCGGCAACGAATGTTATTTATTCGGGTACGATGTCCGCTGCTGTCGAAGCTGGAATGAACGGAATACCTGCGATTGGTTTTTCGTTATGTGATTTTAGTTGGAATGCAAACTTCGACGAAATTCGTCCGTTTGTAAAATCGATAACTTTGCAAGCCTTGGAGCATGGAATACAAAATGGAGTGGTGTTAAATGTGAATTTTCCGAAATTACCTTTTTTAGAAATTAAAGGAATTAAAATTTGCAGACAAGCAAATGCAACTTGGGTTGAGAAATTCGATGAAAGAGTAAATCCGCATGGAAAAAAATATTATTGGTTAAGTGGAACTTTTGAAAATCATGATAATGGAGAAGATACAGACGAATGGGCATTGGCTCACGGATTTGTTTCTATCGTGCCAGTTCAATATGATTTAACTGCTTATCATGCCATTCAACAACTTAATACTTGGAATTTTTAA
- a CDS encoding ABC transporter permease: MSQKHLSHNQMALQKFKKNFWGVLSFWFIVFLILISIFGYFIAPDASTNANNGDVSLSTKPMGFEVEILQVPIKEKSNKLSNWFTGFEITDQNIPILNYQFKNDTLYYKEYHQDGALAQTKSIPIKAFHKTEAEIVSENIFHKKYYLGTDNQGRDYLSRLIIGSRVSLAIGFVAVGISLVIGVFMGAIAGYFGGKVDAAVLWIINVIWSIPTLLLVIAITLALGKGFWQVFIAVGLTMWVEVARVVRGQVMSIKQMQYVTAAKALGYSHTRIIFKHILPNSWAPVIVISAANFASAILVESGLSFLGLGAQVPIPSWGGMIKEHYSYIILGKAYLALIPGIAMLLLVVAFMMIGNALRDALDVKN, from the coding sequence ATGTCTCAAAAACATTTATCTCATAATCAAATGGCGCTCCAAAAATTCAAAAAGAATTTTTGGGGCGTTTTGAGTTTTTGGTTTATTGTATTTTTAATCTTAATATCTATTTTCGGATATTTCATTGCACCTGATGCATCTACAAATGCAAACAACGGCGATGTTTCGTTAAGTACAAAACCTATGGGATTTGAAGTTGAAATATTACAAGTTCCAATCAAAGAAAAAAGCAATAAACTTTCGAATTGGTTTACCGGTTTTGAAATCACCGACCAAAACATTCCCATCTTAAATTATCAATTTAAAAACGATACGCTTTATTACAAAGAATACCATCAAGATGGTGCGTTGGCACAAACCAAATCGATTCCTATAAAAGCCTTTCATAAAACAGAAGCCGAAATTGTTTCTGAAAATATTTTTCATAAGAAATATTATTTAGGAACCGATAATCAAGGTCGAGATTATTTAAGCCGATTAATTATTGGCTCACGTGTTTCTTTAGCCATTGGTTTTGTTGCGGTAGGAATTTCATTAGTAATTGGTGTTTTCATGGGAGCTATTGCCGGTTACTTTGGCGGAAAAGTAGATGCTGCTGTACTTTGGATCATCAACGTTATTTGGTCTATCCCTACCCTACTTTTAGTTATTGCGATTACCTTAGCTTTAGGAAAAGGATTTTGGCAAGTATTCATTGCCGTAGGATTAACCATGTGGGTTGAAGTCGCTCGTGTAGTTCGCGGACAAGTTATGAGCATCAAACAAATGCAATACGTAACGGCGGCAAAAGCATTAGGATATTCACATACACGCATTATATTTAAACATATTTTACCAAACAGTTGGGCTCCTGTAATAGTTATTTCGGCGGCGAATTTTGCATCAGCAATTTTAGTTGAAAGTGGTTTAAGCTTTTTAGGATTAGGTGCTCAAGTTCCTATTCCTAGTTGGGGAGGAATGATTAAAGAACATTACAGTTACATCATTCTTGGAAAAGCGTATTTAGCTTTAATTCCCGGAATTGCCATGTTACTTTTAGTTGTTGCCTTTATGATGATTGGTAATGCTTTGCGAGATGCGTTAGATGTAAAAAATTAA
- a CDS encoding ComEC/Rec2 family competence protein produces the protein MKKYMRYPIIPITFFYVNGIFFSNQIFSFFASELIWGFLVFFFLIYILLFFKTKFLKISKYLKLITTISAYFIFFLVGTISFQINKVENKLTTSQYHLGVLTINEVLKSNSFQNRYLAKFCTTENIEQRILIYQNKEETLLKVGNRIQVPLFIENVPNAKNPYQFDYSKYLANKQVFVQAKLTNEYTILAPAEGFRFQLLYFRETLMNSFKSHHFTNEVNGVINALLFGQRADLSEKIQNDYRNAGVMHILAISGMHIGILYWIMNLIFSSFIRSKNIRFLTVISILVCFAIITGLSGSVVRAVLMFIIVGSGIMVKRKTSSINVLALSLLIILIFNPLFLFDIGLQLSYLAVFSIVYFYPLIRPFFQSRFLVLKYFFELVGISIVAQIGILPLTVYYFGQIPLLFLLGNLIVIPILTFVLIALVFLLILNFVWNSLSVFLGKGIAFLIDFVNNAIGWIASQTDFIITNIKLSGFQCILFLGLIFMIAYVIKQYSYRKIIFILVLIIGIQMSFFYDISKIKENNQMHVLYDYNSVTLAKINQTKMWVFSDDTLVLSKKYIVDLQRESEIHQVDFKKIINFFKIEGLRFLVVDSLGISEISTSIDVLILKDNPKFNLERYLQNHQPKLVVFHPKNYNTNVAFWSQTCTEKKIPFHNMREKGFVNLSD, from the coding sequence ATGAAGAAATATATGAGATATCCCATTATTCCCATTACATTTTTTTATGTTAATGGGATTTTTTTTTCTAATCAAATCTTTAGTTTTTTCGCTTCAGAATTGATTTGGGGATTTTTAGTGTTTTTTTTCTTAATTTATATTTTGCTTTTCTTCAAAACAAAATTTCTAAAAATCTCAAAATATCTAAAATTAATTACTACAATAAGTGCTTATTTTATTTTTTTCTTAGTAGGAACGATTTCTTTTCAAATTAATAAAGTAGAAAATAAACTGACAACTTCTCAATATCATCTCGGAGTTTTAACAATCAATGAAGTTCTAAAATCTAACAGTTTTCAAAATCGATATTTGGCTAAATTCTGTACAACTGAGAATATTGAACAACGTATTTTAATATATCAAAATAAAGAAGAAACGTTATTAAAAGTTGGAAATCGCATTCAAGTACCATTGTTTATAGAAAATGTTCCAAATGCTAAAAATCCATATCAATTCGATTATTCAAAGTATTTAGCTAACAAGCAAGTTTTTGTACAAGCAAAATTGACAAATGAATATACAATATTAGCTCCAGCTGAAGGTTTTAGATTTCAATTGCTCTATTTTCGCGAAACTTTGATGAATAGTTTTAAAAGTCATCATTTTACAAACGAAGTAAACGGTGTAATAAACGCGTTGCTTTTTGGTCAACGTGCAGATTTGAGTGAGAAAATACAAAACGATTATAGAAACGCTGGTGTGATGCATATTTTAGCGATTTCTGGAATGCATATTGGAATTTTGTATTGGATTATGAATTTGATTTTTAGTTCGTTTATACGATCTAAAAACATTCGCTTTTTAACTGTAATTTCAATTCTAGTTTGTTTCGCAATTATAACCGGTTTGAGTGGTTCTGTGGTTCGAGCTGTTTTAATGTTTATAATTGTTGGTTCTGGAATAATGGTTAAACGAAAAACAAGTTCAATTAATGTTTTAGCTTTGTCCTTATTGATTATTTTAATTTTTAATCCATTATTTCTTTTTGATATTGGACTTCAGTTGAGCTATTTGGCTGTTTTTTCGATTGTTTATTTCTATCCATTAATTCGACCTTTTTTTCAATCGCGATTTTTGGTTTTAAAATATTTTTTTGAATTAGTAGGTATTTCAATCGTTGCCCAAATCGGTATTTTACCTTTGACAGTTTATTATTTTGGTCAAATTCCATTATTGTTTTTACTTGGAAATTTGATTGTTATTCCGATTCTAACTTTTGTTTTAATTGCATTAGTTTTTTTATTAATTCTCAATTTTGTTTGGAATTCTTTGTCCGTTTTTCTAGGGAAAGGAATTGCGTTTTTAATTGATTTTGTAAATAACGCTATTGGCTGGATTGCGTCCCAAACAGATTTTATTATTACAAATATCAAGCTGAGCGGATTTCAATGTATTCTGTTTTTGGGCTTGATTTTTATGATTGCTTATGTGATAAAACAATATTCTTATCGGAAAATTATTTTCATACTTGTTCTGATAATCGGGATTCAAATGAGCTTTTTTTATGATATTTCAAAAATAAAAGAAAACAATCAAATGCATGTTTTATATGATTATAATTCGGTAACCTTAGCAAAAATTAATCAAACCAAGATGTGGGTTTTTAGTGATGATACTTTGGTTTTGTCAAAAAAATATATTGTTGATTTACAGCGTGAATCAGAAATTCATCAAGTGGATTTTAAGAAAATAATTAATTTTTTTAAAATTGAAGGACTTCGTTTTTTAGTAGTTGATAGTTTAGGGATTTCAGAGATTTCGACTTCGATTGATGTACTGATTTTAAAAGATAATCCGAAGTTTAATTTAGAACGTTATTTACAAAATCATCAACCTAAATTAGTGGTTTTTCATCCAAAAAATTATAATACAAATGTTGCTTTTTGGAGTCAAACGTGTACTGAAAAGAAAATCCCTTTTCACAATATGCGCGAAAAGGGATTTGTTAATTTATCTGACTAA
- the lpxB gene encoding lipid-A-disaccharide synthase, with translation MKYYIIAGEASGDLHGANLLKALYKAEPNADVRFWGGDLMEQVGGTLVKHYKDLAFMGFAEVVMNLRTILKNIDFCKKDIEAFNPDVIIFIDYPGFNMQIAKWAKRKGFDTHYYISPQIWAWKENRIKAIKRDVNHMYVILPFEKDFYEKKHNYKVHFVGHPLIDAVNQFRVNDVVDFRQKYNLDKREIIALLPGSRKQEIERLLSEMLAIVNDYPQYQFVIAGAPSQPYEFYKKFIKQENVKFISNDTYSLLNHSYAALVTSGTATLETALFRVPQVVLYKGNEISYQIAKRIIKLKYISLVNLIMDKLIVTELIQKDCNIKKIKSEFEKVINNPTRSQMLENYDQLIHVLGKEHASEKVVDILKSKKSFGN, from the coding sequence ATGAAATATTATATTATAGCAGGTGAAGCTTCTGGAGATTTACATGGAGCGAATTTACTAAAGGCTTTGTATAAAGCAGAACCAAATGCAGACGTTCGTTTTTGGGGCGGAGATTTGATGGAACAAGTTGGTGGAACTTTGGTAAAGCATTATAAAGATTTAGCTTTTATGGGTTTTGCTGAGGTTGTGATGAATTTGAGAACAATCTTGAAAAATATTGATTTCTGTAAAAAAGACATTGAAGCCTTTAACCCAGACGTGATCATCTTTATTGACTATCCGGGATTCAATATGCAGATTGCAAAATGGGCTAAGAGAAAAGGTTTTGATACACATTATTATATTTCTCCTCAAATTTGGGCTTGGAAAGAAAATCGAATCAAAGCAATCAAGCGAGATGTTAATCACATGTATGTAATTCTTCCTTTTGAAAAAGATTTTTACGAAAAGAAACATAATTATAAAGTTCATTTTGTTGGGCATCCATTAATTGATGCAGTAAATCAATTTCGTGTAAACGATGTTGTAGATTTTCGACAAAAATATAATTTAGATAAAAGAGAAATAATTGCGTTGTTACCTGGAAGTCGAAAACAAGAAATCGAACGTTTACTTTCTGAAATGCTTGCGATTGTTAACGATTATCCGCAATATCAATTTGTAATTGCTGGAGCTCCAAGTCAACCTTATGAGTTTTATAAAAAATTTATAAAGCAAGAAAACGTAAAATTCATTTCGAATGATACTTATTCTTTGTTAAATCATTCGTATGCAGCTTTGGTAACATCAGGCACGGCAACGCTTGAAACTGCCTTGTTTAGAGTGCCTCAAGTGGTTTTATATAAAGGAAACGAAATTTCTTATCAGATTGCAAAACGCATTATCAAATTAAAATATATTTCGCTTGTAAATTTAATTATGGACAAATTAATTGTCACAGAGTTGATACAGAAAGATTGTAATATTAAAAAAATTAAAAGCGAATTTGAAAAAGTTATTAACAATCCTACTCGCTCGCAAATGCTTGAAAACTATGATCAATTGATCCATGTTTTAGGAAAAGAACACGCTAGTGAAAAAGTTGTTGATATTTTAAAATCAAAAAAAAGTTTTGGCAATTAA